From Bombyx mori chromosome 18, ASM3026992v2:
TCGAAACGAAATCTATTCAAGAATTAAGATCATTTCAAGGCTGAACTAAATAGGACGACGCCGCATCAGTCCTGAATTCTCTACGCACAATTTCGAATAGAGTAGACTATGAATGAAccaaatgaatgaaatgaaaacaattgCAAAAGTACAGTGGGCGGTCTTATCCTCAATCTTGTTCAGACAACTATCACTGGGACAAAAAAGATCTAAGCCAAATAAATCAACCGTGGTATACTTACCGattgtacataaatattaaatcaatatttttcaaTCGGTACATACATGATTTGACACAAAAAGACTTATAATATTACGTCATTACAACTCACATCTGTTCGATCCAGCCGCTATAAGTGGGTGTAGAATTGGCAAGGCCGTATCGAAGATGTCACTTATGCTCAACTTAGCTCTGTCGTGCGGTAAGCCTGCAGCGTACAGTCCGACAAGCATGAAGATCCTCGCGAGATAAATAAACTCGAATCTATAAGCTGATTGATGTTAACAGTGtcaaattacaaattattgtCCAAACGAAATATCCTATTTTTGGGTCAATTTTCGTAATCAGAATTGCAGATGGCTTtcaacagtaggcagcggtttggctctgcccctggtactgctgaagtccatgggtgacgataaccactcaccatcaggtgggccgtatactcgtctgcctacatggggaATAAAAAAAGTGCTTAATATAGAATTGCAACTTAATCTTCGTATCTTTGGATGGCGGTGTCATCACACCCCGTAACCTCTTAAAATCTTCAAAGTGGACCCTAAGTTCGCGCGAACATCTAATGTAGTCAATTATTTTATCCCTGCGGAGAGTTTAGTTAGCGATGGTAGTCACGTACATGCTTGGAACACATTCTACCACTTACGAATCAAAAAGTTTGTATTTTGAAGaaataatttggttttttttttttagatttattttaatttggaaaTAAATAGCTTTAGGGAATGCGTAGGAAATTCTGCTGTTACACACACTTGATGTACTGGTCAAAAGGCATTGTACCATATTTCTTCTGTGTCCAAAGAAACGATGCAAATAATATTGAGAATTCCACCGTATGTCTTCAAAGTAGGTGGCGATGTTTATGTTTATCTATTATCTAGGCTTCAGCTTACATATTCGTTCCAAGAAATACGACAAGAAACAAAAATAGTAACAAATTACCACTAACTCAATAATCCCGTAAAATATTCTGGTATCCGTATGCGCATTGTAATATTACAATACTAAtggagaaaaaaatacataaacaacTCACTGCTGATCATTTCAGTTGTGTTCGGAACATCAACCGCTCTGTTTCAGAATATAATTTCGTACAAACACCATTGAGTGTGACCACAATAATCACGAACCTCGTACAGTTTTATCAATGAATACCAAATTCAATAGGATGatacaaaatgaatttatttaggcaattctatattttaaaaaaattggttattAAGTAGAccgatgttctttttttttacgaaagttgaatacattttttttgtcgaTAAGAGTGACCCAGCTCATTTGTGTTAACTTGTTGTGTATTATAACTGAATATCCGACATCAAGCCATGAGGTTGAAGTCTAAATTGAATTCTATTAAGGTTGTCgcgcccttgaaaccgaaatttATAACTTTGTCGCCGTAGAAATATGCAAGATGACGGTACATAACCATGTAGTTCTCACGGCTTGCCTGATGCTAAACGTTTATCGGTCATGTCATTATATGCTCATAGATATCAcgctctaaacacgtcattacggatcctcccaatccattaacggtgcttttaggtacctcaagcaccggtaatcatcctcgtcgaacctatcgcttgcgacgaagggctcgacgagtaaattaacccatagacacatcccactgagtttctcgccggatcttctcagtgggtcgcgtttgcgatcgagtggtagattctgcgaaacactgctcttgctagggtcagtgttagcaacactctcggcttgagccccgtgagctcacctactagctcggtgaatctagaataaccctttgaagttactagaataggtagtaaaaaaaagatatcataACACTGGATGGAATACGACTAGAAATGGAAATATTTTAACAGTATTCACAGTTTTAGTGTACTAACTATGCAACATGTCCATATGATGACAATCTATTCGCCTGAAGGATCACCTTTTGTTCCGCTGTACACATAATATGTTTTACGATTAATGTAACAATGACAAATAACATTTGATTGCGTACATTTTGAATGActattaattttctatatttttattattattaactaagcTTTTGATAACGAAATCTAGTTTCACAATAACAGCTGTCGGTAAATTGAAGATGATATACGATATTTTtcgaattataatattatacaatctGAGTTTCGGTAGGGTCTTTGTAGTATGAGTGTTAAATGGTGAAGGTATCTCTAACATGAAGTGGTGTCTTTTAGATCAAAAACTTCGACACTTTGGTTgtggcccgggggagggacttgcgtCGCCTCAGGGAGctcacctcgtgatcggaggcgttcgcgtcgagatcgaggcgaccCGGTTGCGGTACCTCGTTCTCGTACTAGTCGGTCCTTGGAGCTTCCGTGCTCACCTTGAAAGATTAGATCCCCGACTAatcgaccgtcgtggctacgatgctcggcagcaaCGAgtctggcaggcgatgctcgacttctgcgagtccatcatctcgcagaaggagacagcggaacgagagagggagagctcttcttccctctcggcgccgtgtcGCCGCCGCCGAGCGGAGGGTCGGAGgggggcgtttgtccagctccagcccctgtgaggaggcagtctcctcccggtgatggtcacggggtgaCCTAAGGATGCTGAGACTACGCAGCACGCTACCTTCACTCTAGCGCGTTGGCACCAGAAGGACGGGACAATACGTCGGTGGCTGCGACCTGCGAAGCGGTCTGCGttgtcgtcgtcgctgtcgtcgccgaacatactgtggaagggCAAACCGggcggcggtgtatcgcgttccaacccggcaggctggttctggcccaacGGGGTATCActgcgtgtctggttgtagcgttgaccgcgggaacctccCTACTCtgcccgggttctgaccccggacggagatcggacgtcgggtgtaagagtgcaggggagtcgtttagtgcggtagggtcctaaaattccttgggctcgcggtctactcccaacatctgcagtatgtcaagtcccacatacctcgCGCTCCTCCACCACGATTCAgtcagtcatcaaagaccgggtaagcCGCCTTGACGGTCTCCCCACGTGGAGctggccaaccgcctcgaccacgacccgagaatgggccttccgcgcccgcagctgaATTTTAGAGACACGCaccacgcccagagcacgacCTCGCTGCACCACCGATactcggcagcgagcgactccgcctccagctcccatggtggcgtccccgccaacacacacgccgcctcgtaggagacggtgcgatatccatgGATGACCTTGATGGCAACGGCACGCTGTGGCCGGCACAGGAACTGAGCCATAACGGCCCGGATGCGCGGCTCAGCCTATATACAGGCGCGCCGTACAGGATGGAGCCCGCCGTCCttatcaatcgggggaccagcccCACAAAGTGAGTTCGAAAAGCCCATCGGCTGTCCAACAAGAGGGCGAGGTACTGTTACGGGGTGGgtccaggagctctttttaaaaaaggacacggtgactggcacggagtttattttattaaagaagtagtacAAAGGATATATGTTTCcgctactcaagccaaatctgttctgccCCGTTTAAGCAATATATTGTCTTTATATAGAGACaatgcattcaagaatgccttagtcggcattattatttatattacgttattactgaggggcatatgtaacaTCCCCCTCCTTAAGATTCATCGTCACCGATGAATGGTCACGGACGTTGACGTTGAGATAAACTAGAGCGGTAAGTATAGAATTTGGCTTTTGTTTTGGATAACAAAATAGGAAAACTAAAACATACGATACAGGGTAAAACAAGTAAGTACTTAAAATGAAATAGTAACTAtatcttaaagaaataaactttaagtacaatatcaaaaacacttaagtaactattaagtaaaatacgaaaacaggatatagtaagtaaatctataattaataaaggtcttaattaaaattattaattaaacttatacaatttatttaaaagaatataatttattataacattactCGACGACGACATTATTAGACGAATTTGACAACATAAGATTTCTCCTAAAAGGCCTAGGACATGAATAATCTTTTTCACTATTTATTTGCACAGTTTGTGTAACATTACTATGATCGTTTTTACGATCTTTGTTGCATTGATTAAAGATTTGTATACAACAATGAGAATTATGTTTACTTGAACAAAACCATCTACGAAATCTAAATATAAGGTACAAGGAAAACAGAACAGTAAGAGAATAACTTATAGACATATAATGAACAGCATATTTTTGAAAGTGCGAAGGACTTTCCAAATGATTTAATTCTTTTTCTAGAGTATCTAGATGAATACTGGCGTGTAACAATGAGTCTAAATTATTaaggttatttaattttaacaagggAAGTCTAgctaaagttttatttagttttgtacgTTCGCAACAATCATCTTCCAAAATGTTGAAGTTAGCTACTTGAGTTGTTAcattagaaataaatgtttcactagacgaaaattgtaaagttttgAAGAAAGCTTTACAGTCTTTAAACAGGGACATTATTCCTGTTCCTAACAAAACATAATCATAGTTGAGACTATTACTAGAACAAGTTACATGTAATTTTCCAGGCTCAGATTGAACAAATATCCacctatttttattaagtttaaagaAGGAATCTACGTGACCCCTTAAGAGTTTTACCGAACATGAACTTGGAACCTTATTGACAACTTCGGTTAAGATAACTGTCTCACACGTTGGGTTCGCAAGCGTCGAATACACATTACCTAATTCACAAATATAACACTTTTCACTCACGAATTTGCACTTGTCTAAGTCTTCTAACAGTGAGTAAAGCATACGATCTGTTGTTAATGCCATGTATGGCTTGTTTGGTGCTATAAGTGCATAAGTGTCTGGTTTTGTTAAGTCATAAGGAACTGGCATAGGAACAATATGGTAAAGATTATAGACTTGAGGTAACACGAGGGGTATCTTGATTATAGTGATAATACGATTATTATGATAGTAGCATACTAGTTTAGAAATATCGATAACTTCGTGAATGTTCTGTAAAGATATTGATATAGGAAGTTCGCAATGCTTAGGTAAGTCATTTATATGTTTCTCCAACTCGACATATAATTGATATGGGCTGAGTACAGTCGGGtgcaaaatattcattttactaaataaaatagcgTTGTTTATGTCTTCGATATCGAAAGACAATGCAATGATTATACTTTCTAAGGACTggaataaagaattaaattttgtttttatttgtaatttatcgttagaatttataatatattcgaaTGCCGAATTTATGAtttctagatttttatttagacgTTTCTCGTTTTCACTGAATTTTaacattgaattattaaatgtgGAAATTGTAGATTTTATCACATGTATATTATCACGCATAAGATGCGCTAAAGCTTTTTCGTCTGACTGTACTTGGTCGATAGCATCAGAGAACTTGACACCGTCGTTGGAATCTAGAGTGCCAAAGAATGTTTTAAGAACAGAGCCACCAAAGTCGAGTAGCCCACGTTTTGATCTACTTTGTCGACTACTAGTAAGATAGGATACAGATGCAAACTTTTTGATGTTATTATCGTGTTGACTTTGTAATGACGAAATGGCGTTCATGCAATCGAACTGGATTTTGGAGGACTCGAAGTCCTTACAGAAAGAGTttactttttcaaataattgatcTACTTTATCAAGATGAGACTGTATgttattagtatttaaataagttaCAACATTCCAGTTATCATTAGTAAATTTGACGTCAGATAGTCTATCGTAGTATAGACCGGGACTATCTGTTATCTGGGTTATGATTTGATGACTTGTACATAGCACTAAGATGGGCCTGAAAGGGAACAGAAATAGTAATAAGTAAGCATTCGTTTATTATCACCACTAaatcaaatattgtaaaatagtaaacatataaaatagtaaaagtttcaaatagttattcagtgtaagattattattataattataatataattttttttctttttgagtaAAAGAATTAAGTATGTTCGAAAATAAAGGGATTATTTAAACGAGTTAGCTTTAATAAGACTATAGTGCGTCGTCATttgctaattttatttcatcataatgGTGACGCACGTGCTTACGGTTCATTAATAAGGTGACCGTGTGGTTgccgtttatttttatgattttgtatgGACCTTTCCATACAGGAGATAAGGCTTTGTTTTGCTTATGATGACAACGGACGTAGACCATGTCACCAATATTATAGGTAATCGGTTTCGAGTGAGAGtcgtagtatttttttgatctTTCTTTTGACGACTCTATATTTTGTAAAGCTTTTTGACGGCTGTAATATAACCGGTGATTAAGTGCTCTTATATAATCGCTGTATGTATTAAGGTCGAGAGAGTCTATACTTTTAGGGATGTAGGGTTTAAACCCGAATAACAATTCTAATGGTGAAAAGCCTGTGGTAGAGTGGATATTGGAATTGTACGCTAGCATTGCTGTTCTAAGATATAAGTCCCATGTATGTTGGTTTTCAACTATATACGACCTAAGATATTCTTTCAGAGTCGAATGACTTCTTTCTAGGGCGCCACAAGTCTGCGGGTGATATGGAGAagcaaaaatgtgttttattccgAATAAACGCTCTAACTGCTTCATTACTTCGGAAGAGAAGTTAGCACCTTGATCTGTAATAATGATCTTAGGGATACCGATATGGGAGATATACTTTACTAATGAACGAGCTGTTTCTTCGGCGGAGCATGTGACCATGGGATATGCTTGAGAATATTTAGTGAGATCGTCTTGTAACGTaagaatgaatttgaatttgttatgATGTGTTTCGGGTAATGGCCCCACTAAATCTAGGAATAACTTTTCATTAGCTCTAGTGGCGGTAGACGTGATTATCATTGGGGAGCGATTAACTTGGCGCAGCGGTTTGTTTATTTGGCACGATTTGCAATTTTTGACATAGTTTTCTATGTCTTGTCGCATATTTTTCCACCAATATAGTTCTTTTATTCGTCCTAACATACGAGCGACTCCGGGGTGACCTGCAGTCGTGGAATCATGGTGatctcttaatatttttttgatttcggAAGGCGTAGGATATTGGATATTGTTAtggtaaatatttactttgattTGAGTGTCATGAAATAGAAACGCAacgatattgtaaatttttgtaaatgacaATTTCGTGTAAGGGTCTGAGAAATCTGATATAGCACATTCTTTTTCCTCGCTATACCATGTAGTTATCATGTCACGGTAACaacgtaaaacattaaaaatatctttatacgTAAACTCGTCGTAAAAATGAACACGGACAaacaaatgtgtaaataaatgacTGGCGTTACCGgtagaataaaatgagtacaGTTCTCTCTCCACTTCACGTATGTCAGGCATAGTTGTGGACATTTCTATGATTTCTGAACAATATGGTACAGACTCATCAAGGTCAATTGAGGTAGGGTAGGCTATCAGCTTACATTTAGCTTTAAGTAGAGAGTCGTTAAATTCCTGAATATTTGTGTTAAACGGATCTTTCGATTGTCGGGACACTTTTAGATATTGTTCATAGGTTTCAGGAGTTGACGGTGACGGTTGCGAGGGCAGTGATGGAGAAGGGACTTTTGTAGGAGGTTGAGTAGGGTGGCTAGGCATTTCTTGTCCAAGAGGGTTTTCTGAAGGGACGGAACCTGGGGCGTTGAAGTCTATGGGGGGTGGTAACGGAGACAAGTCATCGAACGTAAGGGGCTCATCTACTCGAGACTGTTCATCAAGGTATGGGGGTGGTTGTAAACCGGTTGGTTCATCGAGAGTATGAACGAGGTTGCGAGATAAGGAATCTGCGTTACAATTTAACTTCCCCTTTTTGTATTCAATCTCGTAGTCGAATTCTTCTAATTTTAACCTCCATCTAACTAACTTAGAACCCGGGTCTTTGCAGTTAAATAGCCACTGCAAAGGTTTATGATCGGTCACGATTTTAAACTTGTGTCCATACAGATAAGGTCTGAAAACTTTTGTGCCGAAAATGATAGCTAAACATTCTTTTTCGGTTGTAGAATAATTTCCTTCTGATTTGTTCAGGGTTCGAGATGCGAAGGCTATTGGGAGATCTTGACCTACTTCGCCTTGAGAAAGAATAGCAGAAACAGCGTAATTGGATGCGTCTGTTGTTAATACGAAGGGTTTAGTAAAATCAGGGTACTGAAGGATAGGAGCCgaggttattttgtttttcagttCGTCGAAGGCTTTTTGTTGTTCACAACCCCATTGAAACGTAGCGTCCTTTTTTAGAAGGCTAGTTAAAGCTTTAGTAATATGGGAGAAATTTTCAATGAAGCGACGATAATAACCAACTAAACCTAGAAATGATTTTATATCACGTGGAGACTTCGGAACTGGGAAGTTAGTGACACAGAGAACCTTCTTGGGGTCAGGCATTACTCCTTTATCTGAAATAATATGTCCAA
This genomic window contains:
- the LOC134200547 gene encoding uncharacterized protein LOC134200547 → MKLTALIFLRPILVLCTSHQIITQITDSPGLYYDRLSDVKFTNDNWNVVTYLNTNNIQSHLDKVDQLFEKVNSFCKDFESSKIQFDCMNAISSLQSQHDNNIKKFASVSYLTSSRQSRSKRGLLDFGGSVLKTFFGTLDSNDGVKFSDAIDQVQSDEKALAHLMRDNIHVIKSTISTFNNSMLKFSENEKRLNKNLEIINSAFEYIINSNDKLQIKTKFNSLFQSLESIIIALSFDIEDINNAILFSKMNILHPTVLSPYQLYVELEKHINDLPKHCELPISISLQNIHEVIDISKLVCYYHNNRIITIIKIPLVLPQVYNLYHIVPMPVPYDLTKPDTYALIAPNKPYMALTTDRMLYSLLEDLDKCKFVSEKCYICELGNVYSTLANPTCETVILTEVVNKVPSSCSVKLLRGHVDSFFKLNKNRWIFVQSEPGKLHVTCSSNSLNYDYVLLGTGIMSLFKDCKAFFKTLQFSSSETFISNVTTQVANFNILEDDCCERTKLNKTLARLPLLKLNNLNNLDSLLHASIHLDTLEKELNHLESPSHFQKYAVHYMSISYSLTVLFSLYLIFRFRRWFCSSKHNSHCCIQIFNQCNKDRKNDHSNVTQTVQINSEKDYSCPRPFRRNLMLSNSSNNVVVE